One part of the Parabacteroides distasonis ATCC 8503 genome encodes these proteins:
- a CDS encoding GH92 family glycosyl hydrolase: MRLIQTLSSCLCTGIIALFTACSQAPQSPIDSVNPFIGTGFHGHTYPGATAPYGAVQLSPDTRKGNWDACSGYHYSDSTLMGFSHTHLSGTGCIDLGDILFRPSLQTPLAFSHSDEKASPGYYSVNLREAGVLAELTTTPHVGIHRYTYKKGIEATLVVDMDHLLDNEYIYEGWVKQTGENELTGMRRTRGWVDNQYVFFVAQFSQPFSSMEQPSERQAVLTFDTTTGKPIICKVGVSIVNEENARLNLEQETDSYGFDFDAIHQATRSDWEKELDVITVEGGTEAERTNFYTALYHSKIIPNIASDVNGQYRRHDMSVATIPAGRRQFSTFSTWDTFRAWHPMMTLLDTTLVNDMVQSLLDMYDASGELPLWPLSAGETGTMIGYHSTSIIADAYLKGIRGYDAEHALEAMKISAEKNKKGADYYIKEGFIPTNIKKESVSCLLEFAYDDWCIAQMAKALGHMDDYETFIKRSQNFINVFDGSTRFFRGKRQDGNWETPFDPFAIGRSYTEATAWQYRFFTPHDVYGLTQLFGGREAFIADLDSLFMVTSEVVGDLVDVTGLVGQYAHGNEPSHHMAYLYSYVGEPWKTQEWTRRLLDEMYQPTPEGIIGNEDCGQMSAWYLLSSLGFYSVCPGSNQFILTAPLFDKATVKLGNGKILTITANQPEKNKYITSVSLNGKEIKHCYITYYQLMQGGTLDFTLSATPDKSWGTAPEYAPYSYTEQPTVSIPYIANDLDLFEGEITAELKSTTPEAVIHYTLDGSEPDENAPVYSEPFVLKETTIIKAKGYKKGFVPSRTYSIQATKAVLRPALSIQPTKHGVAYTYYEGEFQWVADLQKAKVVETGTIPEPSILNAKLPDHFGYIFTGYIYAPEDGVYEFSTRSDDGSVLYIGKEKVVDNDASHAAIDATGRIPLQKGYHPFALHYFEDYEGEYLGWSWRTPSMSKLDAIPTENLYIN, translated from the coding sequence ATGAGATTAATTCAAACTCTTTCTTCTTGCTTGTGTACAGGGATAATAGCCTTATTCACGGCCTGTAGCCAAGCACCACAATCCCCCATCGATTCCGTGAATCCGTTTATCGGCACGGGATTTCACGGACACACGTATCCCGGGGCCACGGCTCCTTACGGAGCGGTCCAACTCAGTCCGGACACCCGGAAAGGGAATTGGGACGCTTGTTCCGGTTATCATTACAGCGATTCTACCTTAATGGGTTTTTCCCATACCCATTTAAGCGGTACGGGATGTATCGACCTTGGCGATATCCTATTCCGTCCGTCACTCCAGACACCTCTAGCGTTCTCGCACTCGGACGAGAAGGCTTCCCCGGGTTACTACTCGGTGAATCTCAGGGAGGCAGGTGTATTAGCGGAACTTACCACGACCCCGCATGTCGGGATACACCGATATACCTATAAAAAAGGGATAGAGGCTACGTTGGTGGTCGATATGGACCATTTATTGGATAACGAATATATATACGAAGGCTGGGTTAAGCAAACTGGGGAGAATGAGCTTACCGGTATGCGGCGTACCCGGGGCTGGGTAGACAATCAGTATGTCTTCTTTGTAGCGCAATTCTCGCAACCCTTCTCTTCCATGGAACAGCCTTCCGAACGGCAAGCCGTACTTACCTTCGATACGACTACCGGAAAGCCCATCATCTGCAAAGTCGGGGTATCGATCGTAAATGAGGAGAACGCCCGTCTGAACCTTGAGCAAGAGACGGATTCCTATGGCTTTGATTTCGATGCCATCCATCAAGCGACACGCTCCGATTGGGAAAAAGAACTGGACGTTATCACGGTAGAAGGAGGCACCGAAGCCGAGCGCACGAATTTCTATACGGCGCTATACCATAGCAAGATCATCCCGAACATAGCGAGCGACGTGAACGGACAATACCGCCGTCACGACATGAGCGTAGCGACGATCCCGGCAGGTCGCCGCCAATTCTCCACCTTCTCCACTTGGGACACCTTCCGGGCCTGGCATCCGATGATGACTCTGTTGGATACTACCTTGGTGAATGATATGGTACAGTCTCTCTTGGATATGTACGACGCCAGCGGCGAGCTTCCGTTATGGCCCTTATCGGCAGGCGAGACCGGAACGATGATCGGTTATCACTCCACATCGATTATAGCGGACGCTTATTTAAAAGGTATTCGCGGATATGACGCGGAACATGCTCTCGAAGCGATGAAGATCTCAGCGGAGAAGAATAAGAAAGGAGCGGATTATTATATAAAGGAAGGCTTCATCCCGACGAATATCAAGAAAGAATCGGTTTCCTGTTTATTGGAATTCGCCTACGATGACTGGTGTATCGCACAAATGGCGAAAGCTTTAGGACATATGGATGATTATGAGACCTTCATCAAGCGTTCCCAGAATTTTATCAACGTATTCGACGGTAGTACCCGGTTCTTCCGGGGCAAACGGCAGGATGGGAATTGGGAGACTCCTTTCGATCCATTCGCTATCGGACGTTCCTATACGGAGGCTACGGCCTGGCAATATCGTTTCTTTACCCCGCATGACGTATATGGATTGACCCAGTTGTTCGGAGGCCGGGAGGCATTCATCGCTGATCTGGATAGCTTATTTATGGTTACCTCCGAGGTAGTCGGCGATCTGGTAGACGTTACAGGATTGGTCGGTCAATACGCGCATGGCAACGAGCCTAGCCACCACATGGCTTACCTGTACAGCTACGTAGGCGAGCCGTGGAAAACCCAAGAATGGACCCGCCGCCTGTTGGACGAGATGTACCAACCGACTCCCGAGGGGATTATCGGCAACGAGGATTGCGGGCAGATGTCCGCTTGGTACCTGTTGAGCAGCCTTGGTTTCTACTCCGTTTGTCCGGGTAGCAACCAGTTTATCCTGACTGCGCCGCTCTTTGACAAAGCGACCGTGAAACTCGGAAACGGAAAGATACTTACGATCACGGCAAACCAACCGGAAAAGAATAAATACATCACGAGCGTATCGCTGAATGGAAAAGAGATTAAGCATTGCTATATCACATACTACCAGTTGATGCAAGGAGGCACACTGGACTTTACGCTCTCGGCGACACCGGACAAGAGTTGGGGAACCGCTCCCGAGTACGCTCCCTATTCCTATACGGAGCAACCTACCGTCTCTATCCCTTACATAGCGAATGATCTGGATTTATTTGAAGGTGAGATTACGGCGGAACTAAAATCCACGACACCCGAGGCGGTTATCCATTACACGCTTGACGGATCGGAACCGGATGAGAACGCTCCGGTATACAGCGAGCCATTCGTCTTAAAAGAGACCACGATTATCAAGGCCAAAGGATATAAAAAGGGATTCGTACCCAGCCGTACGTACTCGATCCAAGCGACAAAAGCCGTATTACGCCCCGCGTTATCCATACAGCCTACGAAGCATGGGGTAGCTTATACCTATTACGAAGGAGAGTTCCAATGGGTAGCCGATCTGCAAAAAGCGAAGGTAGTCGAGACCGGAACAATACCTGAGCCTTCTATCCTGAACGCTAAATTGCCGGATCATTTCGGTTATATCTTCACTGGATATATATACGCACCGGAAGACGGTGTCTATGAGTTCAGTACCCGCTCGGATGACGGTAGCGTCCTCTATATCGGCAAAGAAAAGGTAGTGGACAATGATGCCTCCCACGCCGCCATCGACGCGACGGGACGCATCCCCTTACAAAAAGGCTACCACCCCTTCGCCTTGCATTATTTCGAGGATTACGAGGGTGAGTACCTAGGCTGGAGCTGGCGTACGCCAAGCATGTCCAAACTAGACGCGATCCCAACAGAGAACCTTTATATAAATTGA
- a CDS encoding alkaline phosphatase — protein sequence MRRTTLSVLSALAILLSGMIVPEAAAQSRRDKEQTYVLEKPYEVKKLVPPTGKKIKNVILMIGDGMSLMHMYSAWTANRGKLWLDNSQYTGLSKTYCANRLITDSGAGGTALATGHKTNYHMVGVDPEGKPLESLATLANKKGLSSGIAVTCRLWDATPADFCCHNTDRDAEAEIVADYVNCGVDYVFGGGSKLFENRADGRDLFKELREKGYQTPRSWEELAKIQKGKVFCVTDTVDTPLPAERGDLLARASMKAIDLLGQNPEGFFLMVEGSQLDDYGHFNDIDLLMQETHDFDRTIGRIFEWAAQDGETLVVVTADHETGGLTLVDGDLNEGRIVCKFSTGGHSGVMVPVYAFGPGAENFTGIFENTDIFWKIKKLLNL from the coding sequence ATGAGAAGAACAACTCTATCCGTGCTATCCGCCTTAGCCATCCTGCTATCCGGCATGATCGTTCCGGAGGCCGCGGCACAAAGTCGCCGAGACAAAGAACAAACGTATGTACTAGAGAAACCTTACGAGGTCAAGAAACTAGTCCCCCCTACCGGAAAGAAAATAAAGAACGTGATCCTAATGATCGGCGACGGTATGAGCCTTATGCACATGTATTCCGCTTGGACCGCCAACCGGGGCAAGCTCTGGCTGGACAACTCCCAATACACCGGCCTCTCGAAAACCTATTGCGCCAACCGCCTCATCACCGACTCCGGAGCCGGAGGTACCGCACTGGCCACCGGCCATAAAACGAACTACCATATGGTAGGCGTAGACCCGGAAGGCAAGCCCTTGGAATCTTTGGCTACCTTGGCGAATAAGAAAGGCCTGTCAAGCGGCATCGCCGTTACCTGTCGCCTATGGGATGCTACGCCCGCCGACTTCTGCTGCCACAATACGGATCGTGACGCCGAGGCCGAGATCGTAGCGGATTACGTGAACTGTGGCGTCGATTACGTATTCGGCGGCGGCTCCAAGCTATTCGAGAACCGTGCGGACGGTCGCGATTTGTTCAAGGAATTAAGGGAGAAAGGTTACCAGACTCCCCGTAGCTGGGAGGAACTGGCGAAGATCCAAAAAGGCAAGGTATTCTGCGTTACCGATACCGTAGACACCCCGCTTCCCGCCGAGCGAGGCGATCTCTTGGCTCGTGCCTCGATGAAAGCGATCGATCTGCTGGGACAAAACCCGGAAGGTTTCTTCCTGATGGTAGAGGGCTCCCAATTGGATGATTACGGACATTTCAACGATATCGACCTGTTGATGCAAGAGACACATGATTTCGACCGTACGATCGGACGTATCTTCGAATGGGCCGCCCAAGACGGTGAGACATTGGTCGTCGTAACCGCCGATCACGAGACCGGTGGCCTTACCTTGGTGGACGGGGATCTGAACGAGGGCCGTATCGTTTGTAAATTCTCCACCGGAGGGCATAGCGGCGTAATGGTCCCCGTTTATGCTTTCGGCCCGGGCGCCGAGAACTTCACGGGTATCTTCGAGAATACGGATATCTTCTGGAAGATCAAAAAGCTCCTGAATCTATAA
- a CDS encoding RagB/SusD family nutrient uptake outer membrane protein — MKRYITVLALSALVCSSCSDFLDVQPEGNATTTSYFLNDQQAIDAIDGLYERFHQEGCYGRELFWEQGAACDIVWGRTRGYNSLATLAYTGDESPLRDVFSRMYSTMSRANWIIQELVKKEKGTTLTAVEKRSLGEAYFSRGWAHYLIAYRYGTDKQGVPFVRYEDFPDDYDNSIPPQQATVMDNYKLIIEDMDKAIAYLPIFESYDADNRGRAHQAAAVAFKAKTYAYWATWDATQWNNVIEMVNQLENNYNRDLAPTFAELFSSDLKDYWNAEYLWTIPSIGGALPGGTEFPGIILENKGWGKYNGWGQMKPSYDIYEEMAKDGKGNDRLVRSILEYNQEFPFFGETRKFWSTSDLEAGFMINKYMDAFKYSDPVGEGAVSANGDWPTVRVNFPIIRFAEMLLFRAEAYLMTGQADKATADINRIRLRSNLTPLTGTATMKDLYHERRCELAFEFTDHLFDLKRWNRSSNADIKTLADKELNAHPRIRRYEDRANPESAFTIIGYEDYTNKNAYQAHMMVFPYPSEEITKSNGQLKQNEGY; from the coding sequence ATGAAAAGATATATTACAGTATTAGCATTATCCGCATTGGTTTGTAGTTCTTGTAGCGACTTCCTCGACGTTCAGCCGGAAGGAAACGCAACTACAACCTCCTATTTCTTGAATGATCAACAGGCCATTGATGCCATTGACGGATTATATGAAAGATTCCATCAAGAGGGTTGTTACGGCCGTGAGTTATTCTGGGAACAGGGAGCCGCATGCGACATTGTTTGGGGACGTACGCGCGGTTATAACTCTTTGGCGACCTTAGCCTATACCGGTGATGAATCTCCTCTAAGAGATGTATTCAGCCGTATGTATTCTACTATGTCCCGTGCGAATTGGATCATCCAAGAATTAGTGAAGAAAGAAAAGGGAACGACGCTGACCGCCGTCGAGAAACGCAGCTTGGGCGAAGCTTACTTCAGTCGCGGCTGGGCACATTATCTGATCGCTTATCGGTACGGTACGGATAAACAAGGAGTACCTTTCGTACGTTACGAGGACTTCCCCGACGATTACGACAACTCCATACCGCCTCAGCAAGCTACCGTTATGGACAATTATAAACTGATCATCGAAGATATGGACAAGGCAATCGCCTACCTTCCAATCTTCGAATCCTATGACGCTGACAACCGGGGCCGGGCACATCAGGCTGCTGCCGTGGCGTTCAAAGCGAAAACTTATGCTTACTGGGCTACTTGGGATGCTACCCAATGGAACAACGTCATCGAGATGGTCAATCAATTAGAGAACAACTACAATCGAGATCTAGCTCCCACATTCGCAGAACTATTCTCGTCTGACTTGAAAGATTATTGGAACGCCGAATATCTCTGGACTATTCCGAGTATCGGTGGCGCACTACCGGGCGGTACCGAATTCCCGGGTATTATCCTTGAGAACAAAGGCTGGGGCAAATATAATGGTTGGGGGCAGATGAAGCCCTCTTACGACATCTACGAAGAAATGGCGAAAGATGGTAAAGGTAATGACCGTTTAGTACGCTCAATCTTGGAATACAACCAAGAGTTCCCGTTCTTCGGCGAGACACGCAAGTTCTGGTCTACCTCCGATCTTGAAGCTGGTTTCATGATCAATAAATACATGGACGCGTTCAAATACTCAGACCCTGTAGGTGAAGGAGCCGTGAGTGCTAACGGAGACTGGCCTACGGTCCGTGTCAATTTCCCGATCATCCGTTTCGCAGAAATGTTATTGTTCCGTGCCGAGGCATATTTAATGACAGGCCAAGCCGATAAAGCAACCGCAGATATCAACCGTATCCGCCTACGCTCCAACTTGACACCGCTTACCGGCACCGCCACGATGAAGGATCTATATCACGAACGCCGTTGTGAATTGGCTTTTGAGTTTACAGACCATCTATTCGACTTAAAGCGTTGGAACCGTTCTTCCAATGCCGACATAAAGACATTGGCCGATAAAGAGTTGAACGCACATCCACGTATCCGCAGATATGAAGACCGGGCGAATCCGGAATCCGCGTTCACGATTATTGGTTACGAAGATTACACCAACAAAAACGCCTATCAAGCACATATGATGGTATTCCCGTATCCAAGTGAAGAGATTACTAAATCGAATGGTCAACTGAAGCAGAACGAGGGATATTAA
- a CDS encoding murein hydrolase activator EnvC family protein codes for MRHVWIVLLALSLSTVVYGQKSAAVRQLEQQRKEALADIEETNKLLQETAQTAKTSLNRLNLLSKQILSRRKVISLLNQELDEIEKDILNIQGQLRTLKRELGDKQTNYGKSMRGLYKRHSSQDKLLFILSAESFSQSMRRMRYLREYADWQKRQANDIVEKQAEISRKQAEMEKTRAEKRTLLGTRQEESKKLESEEASQKEEVQLLNKRQKDLKADLQKKRRQAEALNRQIEKQIAEEIARAEAEAKAARERAERERRAREQAAAKGKPVPESKNEPIREERVADTKGGYAMTKAEKQLSDNFANNRGRLPYPVAGRHTIVATFGEQQHQELKYVRTSNSGIDIQTSPGADARAVFNGEVTRVFVVPGYNNSVIVRHGNYLTVYSNLSQVYVKAGDRVSTRQAIGRIYSDPEDGNSTILHFQLWKEKTKLNPQPWLE; via the coding sequence TCTGGATCGTTCTATTGGCATTGTCTTTATCTACCGTGGTTTACGGTCAGAAATCCGCCGCTGTCCGTCAGTTGGAGCAGCAGCGCAAGGAGGCGTTGGCCGATATCGAGGAGACGAATAAATTATTACAGGAGACGGCCCAGACTGCTAAAACTTCCCTGAACCGTTTGAATCTACTCTCCAAACAAATTCTTTCCCGTAGGAAAGTCATCAGTTTATTGAATCAAGAGCTGGATGAGATCGAGAAAGATATCTTGAATATCCAAGGCCAGTTGCGCACCTTAAAACGGGAACTGGGCGATAAGCAGACGAATTACGGTAAATCGATGCGAGGGCTTTATAAACGCCATAGCTCGCAAGATAAATTGTTGTTTATCCTATCCGCCGAGAGTTTCTCTCAATCCATGCGGCGTATGCGGTATTTGCGGGAATATGCGGATTGGCAGAAGCGGCAAGCGAATGACATCGTTGAAAAGCAGGCCGAGATCAGCCGCAAGCAAGCTGAGATGGAGAAGACCCGTGCCGAGAAGCGTACCCTTTTAGGAACTCGTCAAGAAGAGAGTAAGAAGCTAGAAAGCGAGGAAGCTTCTCAGAAAGAGGAAGTCCAGCTATTGAATAAGAGACAAAAGGATTTGAAGGCGGATCTCCAAAAGAAGCGTCGTCAAGCCGAGGCTTTAAACCGACAGATAGAGAAGCAGATCGCCGAGGAGATCGCCCGTGCCGAGGCCGAGGCGAAAGCCGCCCGTGAACGTGCGGAACGTGAGCGCCGTGCCCGTGAACAAGCTGCCGCTAAGGGTAAACCCGTACCGGAGAGTAAAAACGAGCCGATCCGTGAGGAACGTGTGGCGGATACGAAAGGGGGCTATGCGATGACAAAGGCGGAGAAGCAATTGTCCGATAACTTCGCCAATAACCGGGGGCGTTTGCCGTATCCGGTGGCCGGAAGACATACGATCGTCGCTACATTCGGCGAGCAACAGCATCAGGAGTTGAAATATGTTCGTACCAGTAATAGTGGTATCGATATCCAGACCTCACCCGGGGCGGATGCCCGTGCGGTATTCAATGGGGAGGTAACGCGTGTGTTCGTGGTGCCGGGGTATAATAATTCCGTAATCGTTCGTCATGGTAACTACTTGACGGTTTATAGCAATTTGAGTCAGGTATATGTAAAAGCGGGCGACCGGGTCTCTACCCGTCAAGCGATCGGAAGGATCTATTCGGATCCGGAGGACGGTAATTCCACGATCCTCCATTTCCAATTGTGGAAGGAAAAGACGAAGCTGAATCCGCAGCCTTGGTTGGAATAA
- a CDS encoding phosphatidylinositol-specific phospholipase C/glycerophosphodiester phosphodiesterase family protein: protein MKQILSLFITSLALCTACSSPKGSDTVQVAETTTEQTIQKASSAIHYNAFSHNDYWRERPLLDALSFRFNCVEADLWLIDDELYVSHDRPEPNPAITFENLYLKPLVARIQANGGKVYPGSDRPFYLMVDCKAQGEEMYKLLKKQMEPYKEYFCSVDNGEYKEGAVLFFLSGDRPKNSLPKENSRFTFLDGQIKDLGQGIPASLAPVISDNYSDFFTWKGEGEMPADQLQKMREIIRKVHDEGKLFRWWGAPDTEQFKRFFIKEGVDLVGADDLNGLYNVLNER, encoded by the coding sequence ATGAAACAGATTCTATCCTTATTTATCACCTCCCTCGCCCTCTGTACGGCTTGCTCCTCCCCGAAGGGATCGGACACAGTTCAAGTGGCGGAGACAACCACGGAGCAGACGATTCAGAAAGCCTCCTCCGCAATTCATTACAACGCCTTCTCGCACAATGATTACTGGCGGGAGAGACCTCTGCTGGACGCCTTGTCCTTCCGCTTCAACTGCGTGGAGGCCGATCTGTGGCTGATCGATGACGAGCTATACGTTTCCCATGACCGCCCGGAACCCAATCCGGCAATTACCTTCGAGAACCTATACCTCAAGCCGCTCGTGGCCCGCATACAAGCGAATGGAGGTAAGGTCTATCCCGGTAGCGATCGTCCTTTCTACCTGATGGTGGATTGCAAGGCACAAGGCGAAGAGATGTACAAGCTATTAAAGAAACAGATGGAACCTTACAAGGAATATTTCTGTTCCGTCGATAACGGCGAATATAAAGAAGGTGCCGTCCTCTTCTTCCTTTCCGGCGACCGTCCGAAGAACAGCCTGCCGAAAGAGAACAGCCGCTTCACCTTCCTCGACGGACAAATAAAGGATCTGGGACAGGGCATCCCTGCTTCCCTCGCTCCGGTCATAAGCGATAATTACTCCGATTTCTTCACATGGAAAGGCGAAGGTGAGATGCCCGCCGACCAACTACAGAAGATGCGTGAGATCATCCGGAAAGTCCACGATGAGGGAAAACTATTCCGTTGGTGGGGCGCCCCGGATACCGAGCAGTTCAAACGCTTCTTCATCAAAGAAGGCGTAGACTTGGTAGGTGCCGATGACCTGAATGGGTTATACAACGTATTGAACGAGCGTTAA
- a CDS encoding MGH1-like glycoside hydrolase domain-containing protein, producing MTTRRNFLKQSLLAAGAASVPAGNLLAQEKMEEKRPKYNLPYKNTYLKEPFVTENEFRTARPETITPGTFEEAKQILPGPTWSGHEKEIEMYWKAWQIGIGNIKAPEPDSGFVCSYLDVAYNGNIFMWDSAFMMMFARFGTRFFPFQRTLDNFYAKQHPDGFICREIKADGADCFERYDPTSTGPNILPWSEIVYYKQFGDIDRLHKIFPALCAYYKWLKLNHTWRNGTYWTSGWGTGMDNMPRVEPKYNPIYSHGHMIWLDVCLQQYFTAGHLLEMGFYLERWQEIEEFEDEQKMLKKYINENLWDEKEHFLFDQYADGSLSSTKGIYAYWALLTDVLSKERMDAFVAELDNKETFNRLHRVPSLAANHPKYKDNGRYWQGGVWPGANYMVITGLLQQGYRKLAYEIARNHYDNVLKVYKNTGTFWEYYAPEHEEPGFMARPNFVGWGGLAPISGLIEQIFGIRSNVYEKKLTVDVNLTEAYGIDRYPFGLDGLVAIKVKARSSATQEPQVEITSDVPLELTVLWGDKQKTANVKPGTQTV from the coding sequence ATGACAACAAGACGAAACTTCTTAAAGCAATCCCTTCTTGCGGCAGGCGCGGCCTCCGTTCCCGCCGGGAACCTTTTAGCACAAGAGAAAATGGAAGAGAAACGCCCCAAATACAATCTTCCTTACAAGAACACCTACCTGAAGGAACCCTTCGTGACCGAGAACGAGTTCCGGACGGCGAGACCGGAGACCATCACGCCCGGAACCTTCGAGGAGGCCAAGCAAATCCTCCCGGGCCCGACTTGGAGCGGACATGAGAAAGAGATCGAGATGTACTGGAAGGCTTGGCAAATCGGCATCGGCAACATCAAGGCCCCGGAACCGGATTCCGGTTTCGTATGCAGTTACCTTGATGTCGCCTACAACGGCAATATCTTCATGTGGGACTCCGCCTTCATGATGATGTTCGCCCGTTTCGGTACCCGCTTCTTCCCCTTCCAACGTACGTTAGATAATTTCTACGCCAAACAACATCCGGACGGTTTCATCTGCCGGGAGATCAAGGCGGACGGAGCGGACTGTTTCGAGCGTTACGATCCGACCAGCACCGGACCGAATATCCTCCCTTGGAGCGAGATCGTCTATTATAAGCAGTTCGGCGATATAGACCGCCTACACAAGATATTCCCCGCCCTTTGCGCTTATTATAAATGGTTGAAGCTAAACCATACGTGGCGCAACGGTACGTATTGGACCAGCGGTTGGGGTACCGGCATGGACAACATGCCCCGGGTGGAACCGAAATACAATCCGATATACAGCCACGGCCATATGATCTGGCTGGACGTTTGCTTGCAACAATACTTCACCGCCGGGCATCTGCTTGAGATGGGTTTCTATCTGGAGCGTTGGCAGGAGATCGAGGAGTTCGAGGACGAGCAGAAGATGCTAAAGAAGTATATCAACGAGAACCTATGGGACGAGAAGGAGCATTTCCTTTTCGATCAATACGCCGACGGAAGCCTTTCCTCCACCAAGGGAATCTACGCGTACTGGGCCTTATTGACCGATGTCCTGTCCAAGGAACGCATGGATGCTTTCGTGGCCGAGCTGGATAACAAGGAGACATTCAACCGCCTGCACCGCGTCCCTTCCCTTGCCGCCAACCATCCTAAATACAAGGATAACGGCCGCTACTGGCAGGGTGGCGTATGGCCGGGAGCGAACTATATGGTGATTACCGGCCTATTGCAACAAGGCTATCGTAAATTGGCTTACGAGATCGCACGCAACCATTACGATAACGTCCTAAAGGTGTATAAGAATACCGGTACGTTCTGGGAATACTACGCTCCGGAACATGAGGAGCCGGGCTTCATGGCTCGCCCGAATTTCGTGGGCTGGGGCGGACTGGCACCGATCTCCGGCTTGATCGAGCAAATCTTCGGCATCCGCTCCAATGTGTACGAGAAGAAATTGACCGTAGACGTGAACTTGACGGAGGCTTATGGTATCGACCGTTATCCTTTCGGCCTCGACGGTCTGGTAGCGATCAAAGTCAAGGCCCGTTCTTCCGCTACCCAAGAGCCGCAGGTAGAAATTACCAGCGACGTCCCCTTGGAACTAACCGTCCTTTGGGGCGACAAACAGAAGACGGCTAACGTAAAACCCGGCACGCAAACCGTATAA